The Novibacillus thermophilus genome segment TCAGGATGACCATCAAGGTTGGGCCGACGATCAAGCCGATAAAACCGAACAACTGCAGTCCGACGAACAAAGCGATGAGGGTCAGCAAAGGGTCGAGGCCGATATTGGACGCATACACTTTCGGCTCCACGAACTGTCGGACGACAATCGTGATGATGTACAAGACGGTCAAGCCGATGGCCAGTTTGTAATTTCCGGCAATGAATAAATAGACGATCCAGGGCACCATCACCGCCCCTACGCCGAGATACGGAAGCAGATCGACCAGACCGATGACGAGAGCTAGTGTGAGAGCGTAATTCACCCGTAAAATCATGAGGCCGACTAGTATAATGATGGCGGTCAAGGTGATGAGTGTCAACTGGGCCCGGACAAACCCGACGAGTGCTTTTTTCAGATCCGTGAGCACCATATCGCCGCTGTCCCGCACGACCCTCGGCAACAAGTTGCGGACGTTTCGATGCAGGCGGCGCCAGTTCTTGCTGATAAAGAAACTTCCCAGAACGATGACGACGAGTACCGTGAGGATAAACGGCATGTTGCCGAGGAATTTGCCGAGACCGGCGATAAATCCAGTAATGAAACCGGTAATCAGTTCGGCGAGGGACTGTAAACTGTTTTGCAAGCTTTCCGTCAATTCACCCGATTGGACCGTCCCAGTGAACCTTTCCAACTGTTCCAGGGACGTCTGAATCGTTGTTTCCAGATGGGTGAATACGGTTCCTTGGCTTACGAACCAGTCGGCCACACGTTCACTGATTTTGTCAATGTTGTTTTGGATAAATTCCACAAGGCGAGTCAGTTCATTGATAATGCGCACAATAATGAGCGTGAGCAAGGCCGAAAGAGTCCCCAGTACGAGGAGCAGGGACAGTGTCGTCCCTCCCCAGCGGGGTATGCGCCACTTCGTCTCGAGAAAGCGGACGAGGGGCTCGATCATGAAAGCGATAAGCCAGGCGAAAATAAACGGGTAAATTAAGGGAATAGTATACCGTAGCACGACAAAAGCCGCAACCACGACAAACAGAACAAGTGCCGCTCGCCAGATGATGCCGAGAATGTGAAACAGACGTTCTTGCCGCTCGCGATCCATGGTAACGGACGACTCCTTTCGTGCAACGGGGTGCGAATGCGTACCGTTACATTCAATTTTACTGCTTTGTTTCATTACATACAAACGGTGGTCGCAAGGGCCAAGCATTCACAAATGTCAGGAAAAAGCTTATAATATGAGTCGGGATTTTATACGCCAATCGCCAAGTAAAAGGAGAGATTATATGACAAAGGGACTAGAAGGTGTTGTGGCCGTTACGTCTGAAATCAGTTCCATCATCGACGGTGTCCTTACATATCGCGGGATTAACATCGACGATCTCGCCGACAACGCCTCCTTTGAAGAAGTGCTGTACCTGCTGTGGCACGGCGATCTGCCTAACCGCACACAACTGAATCAATTACGAGATCAATTAAACCGCTACAGTGACATTCCGGAAGAGATTGTCAGTCAGATGAAGTCGTACCCGAAGACGGCGAATACGATGGCTGTCCTGAGAAGCGTGGTCTCGGCATTGTCGTTGTATGACGAACAAGCTGACGATATCTCCCGGGATGCCAATATGGAAAAAGCGATAAAGCTCACCGCACAGCTCCCCGTGTTGATTACGGCCTATAACCACTATCGCCACGGCCGAGAGCGGGTAAAGCCGAACCCGGACTATTCGTTTGCCCAAAATTTCTTGTACATGTTGAACGGGGAAGAGCCGACCGACGTCGCTGTACAAGCTTTTAACAAGGCATTAGTGCTGCACGCCGACCACGAGTTAAACGCTTCGACGTTTTCCGCACGGGTGACGACGGCGACCCTGTCGGACATGTACTCTGCTGTCACGTCTGCCATCGGCACGTTAAAGGGTCCGCTCCACGGCGGCGCCAACGAGCAAGTGATGGCGATGTTGGAAGAGATCGGCACAGTGGACAACGCCGAAACGTACATTAAGCGGAAACTCGACGCGAAAGAGAAGATTATGGGCTTCGGCCACCGCGTGTACAAGGACGGCGACCCCCGGGCCAGACATTTGCAGCAGATGTCGCGGCAGTTGGCTGAGCAAAAAGGGGATACGAAGTGGTACGACTTGTCGGTGAAAATCGAGCAGATTGTGGAGAGGGAAAAGGGACTCAAGCCGAACGTCGACTTTTACTCCGCCTCTGTTTATACTTACTTGGGGCTTCCGCGGGACTTGTTCACCCCGATTTTCGCCATGAGCCGCATCTCCGGGTGGACGGCCCACATTCTCGAACAGTACGACAACAACCGCCTGATTCGTCCCCGGGCAGAGTACACGGGACACGGAAACCGACCGTACGTTCCGTTGGAAGAACGCTAGCACTGTTTTTAGATCACGATACATAAACGCTTAAGAAGGAGGAGACGTATGGCACCGAATTTTGAAAAATACGATTTGCCGACGGAAGGACAAGCGATTACGATTGAAAACGGGAAACTGAACGTCCCGGACAACCCCATCATCCCGTTTATTGAAGGGGACGGAACGGGCCCCGACATTTGGGCAGCTGCTTCACGCGTCCTCGATGCAGCTGTGGAAAAGGCGTACAACGGCAAAAAGAAAATCGCTTGGTACGAAATTTACGCCGGAGAAAAAGCTCACAACAAGTTTGGAGAGTGGTTGCCAAAAGACACGCTGGAAGCAATCCGTACATACATCGTCGCCATCAAAGGGCCGCTCACGACCCCTGTTGGCGGCGGATTTCGCAGTTTGAACGTGACTCTCCGCCAGGAGTTGGACCTGTACGCCTGCGTTCGTCCAGTCCGCTGGTTCCAGGACGTGCCGTCCCCACTGAAGCGGCCGCAAGACGTGGATATGGTCATCTTCCGGGAAAACACGGAGGACGTCTACTCTGGCGTCGAATGGGCAGCCGGCTCAGAAGAGGCGAACAAACTCATTGACTTCATGAAAAACGAGTTGGGGGCGAACGTCCGCGAGCAGTCCGGCATCGGAGTCAAGCCGATCAGTGAATACGGCAGCAAGCGCCTCGTCGCCAAAGCGATTGAATACGCCATCGAGAACAACCGCAAGAGCGTCACCCTTGTCCACAAGGGCAACATTATGAAGTACACGGAAGGAGCTTTCAAAAACTGGGGCTACGAAGTGGCAAAGGAACGGTTCGGCGATGTCACCATTACAGAAGACGAACTGTGGAACGAATACGGCGGCAAACAGCCAGAAGGTAAAATCGTGATTAAAGACCGAATCGCCGACATCATGTTCCAGCTGGCTCTGTTGCGTCCGAAAGAGTTCGACGTTCTAGCGACGATGAACTTGAACGGCGATTACTTGTCTGACGCCCTGGCAGCACAAGTAGGCGGTATCGGAATTGCCCCGGGAGCGAACATCGCCGATCACCTGGCCCTGTTTGAAGCGACGCACGGCACGGCTCCCAAGTACGCGGGACAAGACAAGGTCAACCCAGGTTCAGTGTTGCTTTCCGGAGTCCTCATGCTGGAGTACCTCGGATGGAACGAAGCGGCCAAATTGATTTACGATTCGATGGACAAGACGATCAGCCAGCGAACGGTCACGTACGATTTTGCCCGACAAATGGAAGGGGCAACGGAAGTCAAGTGTTCGGAGTTTGCAGACAAGCTCATCGAAAACTTGTAAGGAGGAGCTAGCCATTGGCTTTTAAACGACGAAAAATTTCAGTCATCGGTGCCGGATTTACAGGAGCGACGACCGCCCTCATGCTGGCTCAAAAAGAACTGGGGGACATCGTTCTCGTCGACATTCCGAAACTGGAAGACCCGACGAAAGGAAAGGCGCTGGACATGCTGGAAGCGAGCCCGGTTCAAGGGTTTGACGCCAACATTGTCGGGACGAGCGATTACGAGGAAACGGCCCATTCCGACCTCGTCATCATGACGGCCGGGATTGCCCGCAAGCCGGGGATGAGCCGCGATGACCTCGTCAATACGAATGCTGGGATTATGACCTCGGTGACGGAGTCCGTCGTCAAGTACTCGCCCGAGACGTACATCCTCGTGTTGACGAACCCGGTAGACGCCATGACGTACGCCGTGTACAAGGCGTCCGGTTTTCCGAAGAACCGCGTCTTCGGGCAGTCCGGTGTCCTCGATACGGCGCGCTTTCGCACATTTGTCGCCCAAGCGCTGAACGTTTCAGTAGAAGATGTCACCGGTTTTGTGCTCGGGGGACACGGAGACGACATGGTACCGATGCTCCGTTACTCTTACGCCGGCGGAATTCCGCTGGAAAAGTTGTTGCCGAAGGAGCAATTGGAGCAGATTGTGGAACGGACGCGCAAAGGCGGCGGCGAGATCGTCAATCTGCTCGGAAACGGCAGTGCTTATTACGCGCCGGCCGCTTCCCTCGTGCAGATGGCTGAAGCGGTTCTCAAAGACAAAAAGCGGATTTTGCCCGCCATCGCGTACTTGGAAGGTGAGTACGGCTATCGGGACATGTACCTCGGTGTCCCGACGATCATCGGCGGCAACGGGTTGGAAAAAGTGATCGAACTGGACTTGACAGACGAGGAGAAGAAACTGCTGGACAAATCCGCCGAATCCGTAAAAAAAGTGCTGGCGTTAGTCAAATAAAGGATGTGCGGTTGAACTCTTAAGGGTGAGGTCTGAAGGCCTCACCCTTATGTGTTTTTTCCTGGGACGACGGGGTACCACATGGCAACGACACTGCTTATCATTGTCAAAACACTCTTTTTGCGTTAAAACTAAGGTGACGCAATCTTGACATTCCTCATAAGAGGGAAAGGTATGGTTTAAGACAACCTTCCTCCTGTCACGAGACGTGCAAAACGCGAATGTGAAAGCATTTGACAACCGAACGGAGAGGGGCGTACGGATGGCCAAACGCATACTCGTCGTCGATGACGAACCGTCTATTACGAAATTAGTGTCGTTTAACTTGGAGAAAGCGGGCTATGACGTCGACACGGCAGCCGACGGTCAGGCAGCGCTGAAAAAAGTCCAGGATATCCAGCCTGATCTGATCGTACTCGATCTCATGTTGCCTAAGGTCGACGGGCTTGAAGTATGTAAACGGCTGAGGCAGGAAAACAATCACATTCCGGTCATCATGCTGACGGCCAAAGACGAAGAACTGGACCGGGTGTTGGGGCTCGAGTTGGGAGCGGACGACTATGTGACGAAACCGTTCAGCCCCCGAGAGCTCGTGGCCCGGGTCAAGGCGGTATTGCGCCGCTCGGCAATCAAGGATGCCCTGGAGCAGGCCGACGCAAAACAGAAACCCCTTGTCATCGGGGATTTAGTCATCGACGTGGAAGGGTATGAAAGTTATGTTCAAGGAAAACGGCTGGAGTTAACGCCGAAGGAGTTTGAACTGCTCGTGTACATGGCGACACACCGCGGCACAGTCCTGTCCCGGGACCAGCTGTTGAATGCTGTGTGGAACTACGACTTCGTCGGCGATTCGCGCATCGTCGACGTTCACGTCAGCCACTTGCGCGATAAAATCGAACCCGATACGCGCCGTCCCCTTTACATCAAAACTGTGAGGGGGATTGGATACAAATTTGAAGGGCCAAAGGAGACATGAGAAAATTTCGCAACCGCCTCACCCTCGTGTTCGTCCTGTTGATCGGGTTGTCTGTCGGGGTCCTCGGTGTGTTCGTCAGCCACCTCATTGAACAGTCGTACGTCGATTGGCTGTCGGAGCGGCTGACGAAAGAGACCCGTCTCTTGGCGGACACGGTGGAATGGCGGGAAGACGTGGCAACGATGGACCGCTTGGCGGAAACGTACAGTGCGTCCCTCGACGTCCGCATCACGTTCATCGCAGCAGACGGAACAGTCGTTGGCGATTCGGAGTCCGATCCGACGACGATGGAAAACCACGCAGACCGGCCGGAAGTGGGGCAGGCGTTGGACGCTTCGGTGGACGTGGGAGAATCGGTCCGCTACAGTGCCACTGTCGAGGAAGAACTGATGTACATTGCCCTGCCGGTCGTCCGGGACGG includes the following:
- the icd gene encoding isocitrate dehydrogenase (NADP(+)), whose amino-acid sequence is MAPNFEKYDLPTEGQAITIENGKLNVPDNPIIPFIEGDGTGPDIWAAASRVLDAAVEKAYNGKKKIAWYEIYAGEKAHNKFGEWLPKDTLEAIRTYIVAIKGPLTTPVGGGFRSLNVTLRQELDLYACVRPVRWFQDVPSPLKRPQDVDMVIFRENTEDVYSGVEWAAGSEEANKLIDFMKNELGANVREQSGIGVKPISEYGSKRLVAKAIEYAIENNRKSVTLVHKGNIMKYTEGAFKNWGYEVAKERFGDVTITEDELWNEYGGKQPEGKIVIKDRIADIMFQLALLRPKEFDVLATMNLNGDYLSDALAAQVGGIGIAPGANIADHLALFEATHGTAPKYAGQDKVNPGSVLLSGVLMLEYLGWNEAAKLIYDSMDKTISQRTVTYDFARQMEGATEVKCSEFADKLIENL
- the mdh gene encoding malate dehydrogenase; the protein is MAFKRRKISVIGAGFTGATTALMLAQKELGDIVLVDIPKLEDPTKGKALDMLEASPVQGFDANIVGTSDYEETAHSDLVIMTAGIARKPGMSRDDLVNTNAGIMTSVTESVVKYSPETYILVLTNPVDAMTYAVYKASGFPKNRVFGQSGVLDTARFRTFVAQALNVSVEDVTGFVLGGHGDDMVPMLRYSYAGGIPLEKLLPKEQLEQIVERTRKGGGEIVNLLGNGSAYYAPAASLVQMAEAVLKDKKRILPAIAYLEGEYGYRDMYLGVPTIIGGNGLEKVIELDLTDEEKKLLDKSAESVKKVLALVK
- the ytvI gene encoding sporulation integral membrane protein YtvI; protein product: MDRERQERLFHILGIIWRAALVLFVVVAAFVVLRYTIPLIYPFIFAWLIAFMIEPLVRFLETKWRIPRWGGTTLSLLLVLGTLSALLTLIIVRIINELTRLVEFIQNNIDKISERVADWFVSQGTVFTHLETTIQTSLEQLERFTGTVQSGELTESLQNSLQSLAELITGFITGFIAGLGKFLGNMPFILTVLVVIVLGSFFISKNWRRLHRNVRNLLPRVVRDSGDMVLTDLKKALVGFVRAQLTLITLTAIIILVGLMILRVNYALTLALVIGLVDLLPYLGVGAVMVPWIVYLFIAGNYKLAIGLTVLYIITIVVRQFVEPKVYASNIGLDPLLTLIALFVGLQLFGFIGLIVGPTLMVILMALYRARVFHDTLDYIAGRSANRA
- a CDS encoding response regulator transcription factor — translated: MAKRILVVDDEPSITKLVSFNLEKAGYDVDTAADGQAALKKVQDIQPDLIVLDLMLPKVDGLEVCKRLRQENNHIPVIMLTAKDEELDRVLGLELGADDYVTKPFSPRELVARVKAVLRRSAIKDALEQADAKQKPLVIGDLVIDVEGYESYVQGKRLELTPKEFELLVYMATHRGTVLSRDQLLNAVWNYDFVGDSRIVDVHVSHLRDKIEPDTRRPLYIKTVRGIGYKFEGPKET
- the citZ gene encoding citrate synthase — its product is MTKGLEGVVAVTSEISSIIDGVLTYRGINIDDLADNASFEEVLYLLWHGDLPNRTQLNQLRDQLNRYSDIPEEIVSQMKSYPKTANTMAVLRSVVSALSLYDEQADDISRDANMEKAIKLTAQLPVLITAYNHYRHGRERVKPNPDYSFAQNFLYMLNGEEPTDVAVQAFNKALVLHADHELNASTFSARVTTATLSDMYSAVTSAIGTLKGPLHGGANEQVMAMLEEIGTVDNAETYIKRKLDAKEKIMGFGHRVYKDGDPRARHLQQMSRQLAEQKGDTKWYDLSVKIEQIVEREKGLKPNVDFYSASVYTYLGLPRDLFTPIFAMSRISGWTAHILEQYDNNRLIRPRAEYTGHGNRPYVPLEER